In Penicillium oxalicum strain HP7-1 chromosome I, whole genome shotgun sequence, a single window of DNA contains:
- a CDS encoding putative feruloyl esterase A: protein MKIFTAPHALALSLAASQGFAAMTQGVSENVYNRLVEMATISQAAYANLCKIPSTITTVGKIYNAQTDINGWVLRDDSRKEIITVFRGTGSNVNLQLDTNYTPAAFATNPLCKGCFVHGGYYKGWLSVKDQVESLVHQQASQHQDYALTVTGHSLGASMAAITAAQLAATYSNVNLYTFGEPRTGNQAFASYMNDHFHASSPATTRYFRTTHTNDGIPNLPPTSQGYVSSGIEYWSVEPHNAHNVFVCTGNQNQCCEAQGGQGVNAAHVTYFGMSSGACSW from the exons ATGAAGATTTTTACTGCTCCTCATGCCCTGGCGCTGTCTTTGGCAGCTAGCCAGGGTTTCGCAGCCATGACCCAGGGCGTCTCTGAGAACGTCTACAACCGGTTGGTTGAAATGGCCACCATCTCACAGGCTGCGTACGCCAACTTGTGCAAAATTCcttccaccatcaccacagTAGGCAAGATTTACAACGCCCAGACCGACATCAATGGATGGGTTCTCCGTGACGACTCACGCAAGGAAATCATCACCGTCTTCCGTGGCACGGGCAGCAATGTGAATCTGCAGCTGGACACCAATTATACCCCGGCTGCTTTTGCGACCAACCCCCTGTGCAAGGGCTGCTTTGTGCATGGCGGATACTACAAGGGCTGGCTTTCTGTCAAGGACCAGGTCGAGTCACTGGTTCATCAGCAAGCTAGCCAGCACCAGGACTATGCATTGACAGTCACAGGCCACAG TCTCGGTGCTTCCATGGCCGCCATCACCGCCGCCCAGCTGGCCGCCACCTACAGCAACGTCAATCTGTACACGTTTGGTGAACCTCGAACCGGCAATCAAGCCTTTGCATCCTACATGAACGATCACTTCCACGCCAGCAGCCCTGCAACCACTCGCTACTTCCGCACCACCCACACAAATGATGGAATCCCGAACCTGCCCCCCACCTCTCAGGGATACGTCTCGTCCGGCATTGAGTACTGGAGCGTGGAGCCGCACAATGCACACAACGTCTTTGTCTGCACCGGCAACCAGAACCAGTGCTGCGAGGCCCAGGGTGGACAGGGAGTGAATGCCGCGCACGTCACTTACTTTGGCATGTCGAGTGGTGCTTGTAGCTGGTAA